The following is a genomic window from Rutidosis leptorrhynchoides isolate AG116_Rl617_1_P2 chromosome 8, CSIRO_AGI_Rlap_v1, whole genome shotgun sequence.
tgttctaactcgtacgttgaatgtttgttttcgtacttgtgttcaatatataaaagtataaatcgtttatgttttctcatcccaagtataagtataaaagagtaaaagtgggactatgatctcaccttgattgcacgaatataaatgtacttcacaaagtaacgtgtgcaagaacgaatgctagtcttgacctaaacaaataggttgtatcaatatcggtaaacacggtcggtcaaagtgttcaattggtcctatggctcgttacgactcaatttcgtagcatgtgaatcacgttgtcaagtttcatgcaagatacaagtataaaagcacgctagaacgatcgcataaatatttggttaagtttgactaaaagtcaaacttggtcaaagtcaacggggtcgggtcgggtatccgaaaatttttctatgaaagataagcatatataagcatgttggccaagtttcatgttaatcggacatgtatagcatagcgggaattaaacggAAAAAAAAGACAATTTGGACAGCcagcttcagatgcgccgcatcccttagtgatgcgccgcatctgtctgCTGATGCACCGCAACCAATAGGGATGCGCCGCATCACTACCTGATTCCAGTGggaaaagctgaaaaattaacaagtctcgaaccaaacttcatttaAACACAATTTATGACACTAAAAACgcataccatatatcgttggaaaggtattttaacgaggaatacaactagatacatatcatcaatcaaatctaACATTTTCAATAATCgaatttccaaattaaatgatcaatcaatgctcatcataaatgcttcaagtccataaatgcacattgatgattcgggaattaaatgcacgcatataatacgccgtttcgtaggtaatcatgcatataatacaactaaatacttacaattaacattgcaaagcatttaatgcatcaaaaatccattttacttctatcaaaccctaactcaaaatcataaatttagtaATTATGTTTAAGGAGTCtctctaagtcaacctacacattaaattgaagctagtaacacatttaatacatgcacttttaacatctaacaacatttaagtaaccaaatctcaagatcaaacacacacatttcaagtttaagctagttacatcaaaatagcaagaacaagcaaataaatcacacaaacatgttagacttgagccataggcactaattaacacacttttaagtcaaaaacatcaagaacataaaatctagtatttttttagaaagttacccaaatgtaatgaagttagtatggacgacatgtcgtcccggaATGAATGAGCTTCATTATGCAGAAACAGACATCTTTCGTACAAAGCGTTTATGaattatttatttactaatattggTGTTCTTGAAGGTCTGTTAGGACGACATCTGATAACTACGTTACCTATCAACAGGGTCATCGTTGCTGAAACTTCGACAATATCGAGCTCAGAATCAGAAAATTCGTCCACTAGTTTTCATTCATTTAATATAAAATACAACATTAATTTTACATAACTAGAAACATAAAACAACTTAATCAAATTAAATAACTTAACACTAAAACAAATACGACCCAACTACTAATTAACATAAATTCCTCGTTTCTAACTCGACGTTTTTCAACTTTGAGGTCATCTTCAAGCTTATTCTTTTTCGGTAAAAATTTGGGTATAATCTGCATAGCCTTAGCACCAATGGGTGGATCATACCAGTCTATCCAACCATAACTTGTGAACTGCGAACAATAAATgaaattaatttgaaatataatatttCGTTAAATGCACGCATATAATACGtcctttcgtaggtaattatgcatataatacaactaaacacttacaattaacattgcaaagcatttaatgcatcaaaaatccattttacttctatcaaaccctaactcaaaatcataaatttagtaATTATGTTTAAGGAGTCTCTCTAAGTCAACCTATAcattaaattgaagctagtgatgctagtaacacatttaatacatgcacttttaacatctaacaacatttaagtaaccaaatctcaagatcaaacacacccatttcaagtttaagctagttacatcaaaatagcaagaacaagcaaataaatcacacaaacatgttagacttgagccatagacactaattaacacacttttaagtcaaaaacatcaagaacgtaaaatctagtgtttttttagaaagttacccaaatgtaatgaagttggTATAGATTCGAAGAGGAagctgcaaggattccaaatatgcaatttgttttgatgaacacttgctagatcgaatttagatgatgaatttgtgtattgggtgtttgagagaaaaagttgaagtagTGGAAAATTgaaggatgaaatgaatggaggagatgtgttgaccctttgacctagtcaccttttTGCCCAaatgacaacattagtccctcgactTCGAAAacggttgcgtgaattacctaaacaaaatattttaaaacgcgtattaacgaaagatgttataattatataacggactttaaaatagatagatagaaagtaaacggaaaaagacggaatGTTACAGTTCAATTCGAAATAACTTAATGAACAAAACGCAACTAATTTATTCGAAATAGAGCTTTTTCTTAAAAaaagaaacacacacacacacacacacacacacacacacacacacacacacacatatatatatatatatatatatatatatatatatatatatatatatatatatatatatatatatatatatatataataaactcaACTTATTATAACAAATGGATGGTTAGAGCAAGTGGTAAGTTCATGAGTTGGTAAGGGAAACGAAATGGGTTAGAAGTTTTCGTAACTATATATCAAGTATGCACTTATTGAACCATCAAGCCTTTAGTTTAGTGGTATGGGAGGCTGAACTTTGAGGACATTGTCAGGGATTCGAATCCTAAGAGAGGCAAAGTTTGAGGATTTTTTTGGGTTCACTACAAGAAAATCGTCAATTGGGGATGACAACCTTTCCGGACTACTATTAGAGACGACATGTCGTCCCGGAATGAATGAGCTTCATTATACAGAAACAGACCTCTTTAGTACGAAGCGTTTATGAATTGTTTATTTACTAATATTGGTGTTCTTGAAGGTCTGTTAGGACGACATCTGATAACTACGTTACCTATCAACAGGGTCATCGTTGCTGAAACTTTGACAATATCGAGCTCAGAATCAGAAAATTCGTCCACTAGTTTTCATTCATTTAATATAAAATACAACATTAATTTTACATAACTAGAAACATAAAACAACTTAATCAAATTAAATAACTTAACACTAAAATAAATACGACCCAAATACTAATTAACATAAATTCCTCGTTTCTAACTCGACGTTTTTCAACTTTGAGGTCATCTTCAAGCTTATTCTTTTTCGGTAAAAATTCGGGTATAATCTGCATAGCCTTAGCACCAATGGGTGGATCATACCAGTCTATCTAACCATAACTTGTGAACTGCAAAAAATAAATgaaattaatttgaaatataatatttCGTTAGAGAGCGAACACAAATATAAACAGATAATTTTACCATACCGGATAGTTAGGACGACCATAGAACCGACATCCTGGATTCCGATCTGACTAAGACGTTCGGTGAACAAAAACTTCACGACACTCACAGTGTGCCTCTATTTCGAATTCGTTAGAAATGTTAATGATAATGGTGTGGTTGAGGTTAAAAAGCATTAATAATGGAGCCTAAATAGAAAAGGTCAGCTGACGTCGTCCCAGAAAGTCTTtaaggacgacatgtcgtccccaaaaGTTCGCGCTAGAAAATTAACTCTTTTTAGAGCCAATTTTTTGGCacggacaaaaataaaaataagaaagtaaaaaaaaaaatgtcaGAATTTACGGGAATGACATGTCGTCCAGGAAGGTCGTCCGGAAAAAAATAGTCAAACTTTTCAGATAACTGACTCATTTTTTGTTGTTTAGTCGACTTTTTGGGATGACTATATGTCGTCTCTAAAAGAGTCGTCCCGGTTTGAACGTTTTCTTGTACTGGTTTAATTCTTCTCGGAGGTTTTTCCTTCCTGATTTTTGGGTGGGTTTCCTCCATATCATGTGTTGGTGTTTCCTTCGTAGCGTGCGTTGTTGACAGTGATTGCGAAACTGGTTCAGTTCCTTCTTGTGATGCCGAAATAGCAGTAAAAAAAGAATAGGCACTTATTGATGAAGTACATGTAATAGTGtcataaattaataattaaattctTGGGAAATAAGTCAATGAATCAGTCAAATGATAAACTAAAACCGTCGAAGTCATAACAATTACAATAAATTAGGGGTATTCATGAGTCATAATTTACATTTTCTCTTGATAGATGTAGATAAACCATCTAGAATTTagaacaatatataatatatataagctCCCTTATGCTAAACTTAACATGTTTTCAAATGTGGTAAATTGTTTAATTTCGTTTTAGCTCATTGTTTATAAATTGTATTACGTTATAATTATATGCAACTTTTTATGTAGATTCCATGAATCCAATCAAAAATATACCTCGGAATTTATTATCAAAGGTACTCAATTCTTAAACTTTCTTTACATGCATTTGTAGTTGATGATAATTAAGCTAAAAATCATGTAGTTTCATGCTAATGCTTTAATTTGTATTTAGCACGCTTGTGTTTCGTGTTATAATCAAACAGACTTTTTAATAGCAGAGGCGAAATCAGGATTAAGAGATGAGAGTGACTTACTCGATaaacatatattatatttataatttttaaaattttaaactaatTTTTAAAGTGACAACGGACTACTTGTAAATTATATGAGTCTTGAACAATTGAGCCAATTAATTTAcaattatttaaatataataatatatttgagACTTGATCATTGAGAGATGGTTATAATTATTTGAGCATAAAATACACTTGAGATTTGGGCTTTATTTGAGCCTTGGAGGAGGCTGAGCACCCCTTAGTCTCTTTTGTCTCCGCCTatgctttttatatttatataatttatgagTTTGTCCTCAAAGTAATGACGGTGATGCATTTTGTAACCTACATAAACCAGACCGTGTAGACAACTTGAATTGTTTTGAATATCGAGAAAGATAAGTAATAttgtactaatgataatgatactgaTATTGTTTAAATGATAATGTTTATGTTTTCAAATACAACACAAAAATAATGTAGGATACCTAAGatcaattttaataaataaatggaACTTTCTTGCATAAATTATTTAGTGAATGTAGTGTATTTTCTGAATTTTGCTAATGATAGCCTTAAGGTGTGTTGTTAACAGGCTTTAAACTATTGTATAATTTGATAGCAGTAACTTAAAATGTAATAAATAATTGTTGTATACAACGATTTAATGCATATTAACGATTGTTGTTAAAATTGCGTTGACGAAATCCTCTGAAAATAACCTCATTTTAATTGAAGATAAAAGAATAAAAATCTTAAAGGGTGACCTAGGAGTTTCCGGTTTTACAACCGGACTAAAAGTCTTGTTACAATCAATGCCGAGATGCTGTGAATGTCCATCACCAACTAACCAAGCCTTATATCATTCAAAAGTACCATCCGATTTCATCTTGTGCTTGAAAATCCACAAAGATCTATATAACATGCATGTTAGGTGAATGGGGACAAGAACCCATGTGTTATTATCCATTAGCATTTTTTCCAATTAGGGCCGGCAAGAGCATCTTTACCATTAGAGGGTAGCAGAGAAAGAGAAGTAGTGGCCGAGAGATTAAAAAGAATTTTAGGCTTGACAATATCTGCCATACTACGGGTATGGATAGTTCGAGTAGGAATAGATGGCGAAACAGAAGGGGAAGATTCTGGGCTAGAATCAGATGAGCATCTTTAGTATTAAATCCATAAATTTTCTCAACTATTACTCTTTTTTCTTCCAAAAAATGATTACTCATATAGAAATTAAgacgttttttttaaaagaaaacgaCTTCCACAAAGAATAGAATAGAAAAACGGGGAGACTCGTACCTAAAAAGCTACAAACGAAACGAAAACTATTTATAACCAAGTCTCCACTATAACTAAATAAGAAGTAAATGCAAACCTAACAaactaagggtgcgtttgataaaactaaatgatttagtgctgaatggttcagagcctctgaataaagtttgttctgaatgaaaataagctgtttgataatcatttagaataaACGATATTAACTGAGtaaaactaccttattaacgtgttacattaataaaaatttaatatatttgTTAGTTAAGTGATCAGGGTATGATTTCAGGTCAATATTACAGAAATTtaagctcttaatggttaagagagtgtttctgctctgaatggttcagagcttaattctgaaccattcagcaccatatgtcattcagaggtaaaaaaataaacgcactgaatgctgaatggttcagcattcagtactgaaccattccattaagaggtaaacaaatgcACCCTAAAGCAAATAATTTGGAACATTATGGTAACAAATTTGGAACATTATGGTAAAGTAGACAGGCCAAAATTACGTATATATACAACAACAGGGAGTAAAACAAAAATACACGATTTTGGACAATCTTTCCCCAAATCATCTTAGGTTAAATTTCCCGCTATTCAAGTATTAACCAAAGGTATCGTTTCTTTCATTTCATCTCTTCACTGATTATTAGTATTCAAGTTGTATAAATCGTATATCATTTACTGCAAATTGTTGTTAATTATTCGAATTGATTCATACATACCGTAACTTTTCTGAATTTAATTTCCAGATAAATTGATGCCCTGTTCAAATCCGGCGCTACCTTTAATTTCGAAGGTATGTGTTACCATCATTTATCATAATTATTCGTAATTCAAATCATAGTAGATTGTTGTAAAATGCAATCTTAATAAAAAAAGTATATATAAATCTTGTTTCAGTACTGAATATTGATATCAAATGTGATTAAACCTGAAGTTCGCCTTCATTTATCACTCCATCTTATGATCAGTATAACTAGCCTTTTGAAGATGAACCAATGAGTAGTAGGCCCCACTCGGCCCTTTAGCTAGTAACGAACCATGGTTCCCTTCCTCAACCACCTTTCCTTTTTCCAAAACTGCAATTGTGTCACAACTTTGTATCGTACTCAATCGATGCGCCACCACCACCGTAGTGTGTCCCACCATCATTCGTTCTAGTGCGTCTTGCACTACTTTCTCCGATTCATTATCTAGCGCACTAGTGGCCTCGTCTAGTAACAATATTGCAGGGTTTTTCAATATGGCACGCGCTATAGCAATGCGTTGTTTTTGTCCTCCTGACAACTGTACGCCTCGATCACCACACAACGTGTTGTACCCTTCTTTCAAACAAGCTATAAAATCATGTGCATTTGCTGCTTTTGCAGCCTGGATGATTTCTGTTTCACTAACATCTTCTGAAGCTCCGTATATGATGTTTTCAAGTATAGTACCGGCGAATAATGTCGGTTCTTGGCTCACAAGTGCGATAAATTTTCTAAGAGTTCTTAAATGGTACGACCTTATATCGATCCCGTCAACTAAGACAACGCCATTCGTCGGATCGTAGAAACGCTCGATTAACCCAATTATGGTTGACTTGCCGGACCCACTTTGTCCAACTAAGGCTGTTGATCTTCCAGCTTCAATATTGATGGAGAACCCGTTAAAGATCATAACGTCAGGACGACCAGGGTAGGCAAAGTCAACATCACATATCTCGATGTGGCCTTCAACGAGCTCAGGTTTCATGCCATCGGGATCTTCAGAATCTATCCGCGTTTTACTGTCCAAAATTCCAAACACGGATCTCACTGCATCAGACCCTTTGGATAGATCATTTGTCATGGTTCCAGCCTCTGCAATTACCCTGCCGGTACTCGCTAAGATAAACAACGTTTGAAAAAACTCTTTTGACCCAAGTTGACCATCACTTATCAGTTTCCCACCATACCAAAAAGCTAGAGCCCAAACATAACCAATAAGGCTTTGCGAGAACCCGAGCCCAAATCCTGCATACCTAGCTTGCCGAATGCTTTCACGCATTGGATCTTTTTGGGTCTCGTGAAGCATATTAAGGATCCTTTGTTGAGATGAAAACGCAGTGACTGTACGAAGATTCGAGATAGCTTCTGCTGCAAGCTTGCTGCTTTCTTTTTGCGATTTCATGGTTTTTTGCGCCATATTCTTTAACAGAAGCCTTTTGCAATAGTGACACACGATTATCATTGGCTGAACCAATATTATAACTATTGCCAACCTCCACGATATCACCAACCCCATCGTGCACGCAACTGTCACTGCAGAGACTGTTTGAATCAGAAGTGAGTATCGGGCACTGACCAATGATCGAACCTGCAAATTTTATTAAAGACATATTCTGTTGTCAGTTATCTTGAAACCAATGAAGTTCTTAACAAAAGAATGACAAACCACATTGTAGCTAGGaatcatatatatgtattagaAAACATTTGGGTTGTACTGGAAATTTGGGATGTAAAATTAAAGAACATTGTGTGAAAGCAGGGGCGATTCTACTCCAAAGCCTGTGGGATCACGGGACATTAGTACACCACTAGTTTGAAATTTTTATATTACAAAGTACTCTTCAAATTGTACAAGAAACCACTAAGTTCAATTATAGGACCCCATATACTTTTTTATTTTATAGCTTTGTTTAGGTAAACAACCATTGTACTcttcaaattgtataggacacaACTAGTTTTAACTATAGGACCTcatatatttttagaatttatagaATTTTTTAGGTAAACAACCACCAAGTATCATTCATATAAAAATAGTGTTGGGAAAAAATTTCGGGACCACATTAAGTTTTGATTCTGGAATCGCCACTCTGTGAAATTCTAAACCTTTAACTATCTGAAGATATAATTAGAAATGGATTAGTGCCAAACAAAAAGCAAGAAATTAACTATTTGTAGAAAGACCAACTAAGCATATAACATACCACATTGGCATCAGTAGTGAGCCTTGAACAGATTGCTCCGCTTGAATGTTCATCACGGTCGAACCACCCAATTTCAAAGGTTAGTATCTTTGACAAAATCCTTTCTTGGACCCTCTTCGATAAGTATTCTCCCATGGCTGCAAAATTGTAGTGTTGAATGACGTTGACTACCATTGACAAAACTGCCAAACCTGCAAAACTCAATGCATAAATCATCGTGCTACGCTTGATCTCATCATGATCCTCtaaaaataatactgatatcaTCGACCCTAAAGCGAAAGAGTAAACTGGTTGAACTGCACCAAATAGAATCGCCCCTATGCTCCCTAACGATGCTTCCTTCCACTCGGCAACGCTCATTGCTAAAAGTCTCCTAAAACTTGGAACTCGAGTTTCTTGGTTGGCATTCAATGTACATTTGTTGGCTGAGTTTATAGAACTCGATCTGCTCAACGCCGAATGATTTCGACCGCTCGTGTTGTGGACATCAAATATTGACGAGATTTTTGAATGTTCGCGTGTGGAATTAAGACTAGAGGATTCTTCTTTTTTCTTGATTTCTTGGCAGTGAACGAGTGATGCGTAAACGCCTTTTCCGTGTCGAATCAGGTCCTCATGGGAACCAGACTCAACCACCTGGCCATTCTGGACAACCACGATCACGTCTGCGTTTCTAATAGTGGAAAGGCGGTGAGCTA
Proteins encoded in this region:
- the LOC139861996 gene encoding ABC transporter B family member 15-like; translation: MNVATFVGAYVAAFTLQWRLAIVGVPFILLLVIPGLIYGRILMNLSRKIREEYNKAGDVAQQAISSIRTVYSFVGESKTIEDYSTALQRTVNLGLKQGLAKGLTIGSTGIIFGVMSFMGWYGSRMVMYHGTKGGSVFGVATAMTVGGLSVGSALYNLKYFSDAMAASNRIREVIIRVPKIDSDNMDGEIPQQVFGEVEFRNVKFAYPSRPESVIFNDFNLKVPAGKMVALVGGSGSGKSTVIALLQRFYDPIGGVICLDGVRIDKLQLKWLRSKMGLVSQEPALFATTIKENILFGKENATMKQVVDASKASNAHKFISLLPQCYYTQVGERGVQMSGGQKQRIAIARAIIKSPHILLLDEATSALDTESERVVQEALDLAAMGRTTIVIAHRLSTIRNADVIVVVQNGQVVESGSHEDLIRHGKGVYASLVHCQEIKKKEESSSLNSTREHSKISSIFDVHNTSGRNHSALSRSSSINSANKCTLNANQETRVPSFRRLLAMSVAEWKEASLGSIGAILFGAVQPVYSFALGSMISVLFLEDHDEIKRSTMIYALSFAGLAVLSMVVNVIQHYNFAAMGEYLSKRVQERILSKILTFEIGWFDRDEHSSGAICSRLTTDANVVRSLVSARYSLLIQTVSAVTVACTMGLVISWRLAIVIILVQPMIIVCHYCKRLLLKNMAQKTMKSQKESSKLAAEAISNLRTVTAFSSQQRILNMLHETQKDPMRESIRQARYAGFGLGFSQSLIGYVWALAFWYGGKLISDGQLGSKEFFQTLFILASTGRVIAEAGTMTNDLSKGSDAVRSVFGILDSKTRIDSEDPDGMKPELVEGHIEICDVDFAYPGRPDVMIFNGFSINIEAGRSTALVGQSGSGKSTIIGLIERFYDPTNGVVLVDGIDIRSYHLRTLRKFIALVSQEPTLFAGTILENIIYGASEDVSETEIIQAAKAANAHDFIACLKEGYNTLCGDRGVQLSGGQKQRIAIARAILKNPAILLLDEATSALDNESEKVVQDALERMMVGHTTVVVAHRLSTIQSCDTIAVLEKGKVVEEGNHGSLLAKGPSGAYYSLVHLQKASYTDHKME